A stretch of Lactiplantibacillus brownii DNA encodes these proteins:
- a CDS encoding NAD(P)H-dependent oxidoreductase, whose protein sequence is MSNTLIIYCHPYDKSFSHAVLSEALKPLAHNQTGYRLLDLYADNFNPIYDEQELQLYASGATTDPLVTRYLAALKEADQLIIITPIWWNDLPAMLKGFFDKVMKRGPELAYTSTSRGVAGHLDNIKSALVLTTSTSPTVYQRLFCGDAIKRILIGATLKQLGIQNVKWHNFGGITAATVEKRRTYLTHVGQWVNRLS, encoded by the coding sequence TTGTCCAACACCCTTATTATTTATTGCCATCCGTATGATAAAAGCTTTAGCCACGCCGTTTTGTCCGAAGCGCTGAAACCACTGGCCCACAATCAAACTGGGTATCGCTTACTTGATTTATACGCCGACAACTTTAATCCGATCTATGATGAACAAGAACTGCAATTATACGCATCCGGCGCCACCACCGATCCCTTGGTCACGCGATACTTGGCCGCACTAAAAGAAGCTGACCAACTGATTATCATTACCCCCATCTGGTGGAACGACCTTCCGGCAATGCTGAAAGGTTTCTTTGATAAAGTCATGAAGCGAGGGCCCGAACTGGCCTATACGTCAACCAGTCGGGGCGTAGCTGGCCATCTTGACAACATCAAATCAGCACTAGTCTTGACCACTTCCACCTCGCCAACGGTTTATCAGCGCCTATTCTGTGGTGACGCAATCAAGCGGATTCTAATTGGCGCCACCCTCAAACAACTGGGCATTCAAAATGTTAAATGGCACAACTTCGGTGGCATCACGGCCGCTACGGTAGAAAAACGGCGCACCTATTTGACCCACGTTGGTCAGTGGGTCAATCGACTATCCTAA